The following DNA comes from Carassius auratus strain Wakin chromosome 46, ASM336829v1, whole genome shotgun sequence.
ATGAATATGGTCACTTTAGTCACAACTAAGAGGCTCAGAGGGTTAAGAGGATGCACGGATACTTTGAATATGCAGTTTATTAATCTAAGCATATTAGCATATTAACGTAATGATGCGGTATCATGCTAGAAaatgtcatacacacacacaaaaatttttttaatgttttatataaattgtaaGACTATTAAGTGTGAGTATGAATATTTaaggtgttttctttttttttcatgagcaaATAATTAAACCCAAGATATTTCAGAACATCTCTTAATGAAATCcctcatgataaaaaaaaaagaaaagaaaaaaaaacacttaaaaacccACCAGACCTCATAAAATTCAGCTGAGATCACAAACAAGAGACTCTCAGTGTCATTCCTGCAACTAGCAGTGGATGGATATTGGCGCCTAatgagttttaaatgtttattaatattgtttccTTTTTCCATTGCATTGTCATTTGTTTAATGTGATTTGAGTTATCATATATATACCATGATGGATAACAAGTCTTACCCTGTGATCCTGACTTTAATGGTGCCCAAAGACACAAAATCATATAGGCATGCATATTTTATTTGCTTTCTTGCCTTATATGTGCTTATATTGTCAATTAATATTCGTCTTGTTATAGCCATCATCATGGAGAAATCTCTTCATGAACCAATGTACATATTTTTGGGTCATTTGTGTATAAATGGGATTTATGGAGCCACAGGATTCTACCCCAAAATTTTGTCTGATTTAATATTGGATTCATATGTGATCTCCTTTCATATGTGTGCTCTGCAGATATTTATGATTTACAGCTCTTTACTGTGTGAGTTCACAATCTTAACAGTGATGTCTTATGATAGATATGTAGCCATATGTAAACCTTTAGACTATCATTCCAGATTAACTAAAAACACTTGTGTGAAATTAATTCTGTTTTCTTGGATTGTTCCCATGTTGTCTAGTTTAACCGGCACTCTGTTATCAAATTTAAGACAACTTTGTACCTATCACATTGATAAATTATATTGTGACAACTGGTCAGTTGTAAAACTCTCTTGTGGTTCTACTTTTGTTAATAATGTCTATGGATATATTGTTGCTGTTATATTTGTTAGCTTTGCAATTGTTATCATATTGTCCTATATAAAACTGATCGCTGCATGTAAAATATCTTTAGAAAACAGAAGGAAATTCTGGAAAACATGTCTGCCACATATATTTTCACTGATaaatttaacttctgcttttctttttgattttatgTATAGCAGATATGGTTCAAATGACATTTCAGAGGGTTTGCGTAATTTTTTGGCTCTAGAACTGGTGATAGTCCCACCTGTGTTCAATCCTCTTATCTATGGGTTAAATATTAGAGCAGTGCGCAAAAGTGTTTTTACTTTATGTGTTGCATCAAAAGTAAATGATTCACATGCACCAAAAAGacgaaaacataattaaaaacattattcatgACACATAGGTTTTCATATACATGATGTATAACAAAAAGTGggaacaaatgtgtttttactaagcatattactaataaagtgtgatatatgtataaatagatgtatcttgattatatatatatgcctttttATATCTAAATttaattattgtatatttatacaatttatccTTGCTCTTTTTGTCACATAGAATACAAGATTGTAATCCGTGTAGtttataacagattttttttttatgcaaaatttatttattacacataggttttataaatgtaataaattatttgtagtTTGTTGATGTTGAAAATCAGTTTAGATCAAATATATGTTTCCACTTCTTTTTACAAGTCAGCACTGTTACAGTTAGGGGTGACATAATGTCAAGAAAGTtagttttaattatgtttattttaatcagTCATCATTCACATATTGCTTCCATGATGTGAAATTGTGGACTCAGAAAATATATGGAATGAAGGGAAAAAAAGATTAAGGTCAAATACATCCTAAAAATAATCTCAAACAGAATTATACTCATATAAACCATATAGTCCACATGacatcatattaaataaataaatgaaatataaagatATTTAATGTAATCTGTAAGTAGTATGGTTTCACTtgttaaagggaaaaaaatatttaaaaatgaatgtacaCAAGGCTGTTTGCACAAGTGTTTTTTTAGtgaatttcaactttattttaacaaattagtGTCTTTTACAAAGTGTTGACCATGAGCAAATAATTTATcccaataaatatttgaatatctgtTATGTATTTCTTTGCATAATTATTTGGCTCTAGAATTGGTGATAGTCCCACCTCTGTTCAATACTCTAATCTATGGATTAAATATTATAGTAGAATGTACAAGAGTTTTTACTTTGTGTATCATGTgcatcaagatattttttttcacaaaaaaatccaCAACTTAATTCTGTACTAAACCtgaaaaactaagaaataaaatctatttaaaaaaagtaatgaagATTGTGTTATGCGATTCTGTTGTAGTGCCCTCCACTATTATTAGCACCCTCTGTAAATATGAGCAAAtgtggctgtgaaaataaattgtttttcactttgatctttaattccaaaaaataaattctaaCGTATCATTAgagtaaaacaattgaaattgGGGAGAAAATCTcaatgaaataattgtttttctccaatgcatgttGGCCACAAATATTGGCATCCTTAGAAATGATTTTGAGTAAAATAGTAGTATATtaccatttatatttatatttttagaacaCCAGGGTGACTATGTTCcacaggattataaatatgaggaacacaaaggaCAAATGCCACTTAATCATCCTTCACAGggagtaaaaccaaagaatatagttctgatgtgcagaacaagattgttgagccacacaaaatagaaagtgactgtaagaaaagagctaaagcattgaaaatcccTAAAAtcccagtgctttaagtgggccggtatgcaccagtactcaataccgccacttccaaatatagctcatgagcgtactgccacctctccgtgcgcccagaacgtactttaacgacacatcgtgcagccctattacccatacacccttgagttttacaagtgaaaagcacATGTGTCGCTTTTGCCGCTGCCAGTGTCAACCACTCAACGTGGTTGGAGAGGGTGTGTGAAACGCGCACACTCGGctcagtaaaaatacaaatacagtgaacaacacttaatatgatctcctggcttcagactctgagtaCTAAAAGAACACGGTCAGAATCAGATGACTCGCTGGCTGACACCCCACCAAGCCAGAATGATATCTCTGCaggtcagacgcaagctaatgaggtaatgcagtagctctttctaagggtattttttcaaaatccttttgcacattttatgttCAGTAGCTATTTCTAAGGGtatttcttctaaattattttgcacattttatttatgttcagtagctctttctaagggtatttttccaaaattattttgcacattttatttatcttcAGTAGCTCTTTGTGAGGGTAtttgttcaaattaattttgcacattttatttatgttcagtcgCTCATTCTatgggtattttttcaaaatccttttgcacattttatttatgttcagtagttctttctagctcaagcaaatccacagaCTAATAAAaggatatataattttttataaggtcgtctgttgactgctgtataaaaaaaaccttcaatatagttgttgttgttacctcaggggatgaggggagtcatcaaaaaaaaaaaaaaaagatatatatatgctataatagAGTGCCGGCACCtattttgggccacttaaagcactgccaAATCCTAaacatcagggcaataattaaggtGTTCCAATCAACTAAAAATGTTGCAAATGTGTGTCTATATCATCCTGATGTACaatgaggaggagagtttgaatAACTAAAGACTCCAAGGAACACAGCTGCAGAATTgcatataatagaaaaaaattaccCCACTTCTTTCGTTAACCTTGGTTCTCTGAGATACGGGAACAATTACTGTGTCTCTGGATGCTATGGGGAAACTTAATTTTTCTCAGAGGACTAAAGACTTACTCAATCACACAATataactgcactgccattggttcgACAAGCTCAGAATTGATTCAGAATCACTGAAGAGAGGATCACGATGCATCGGAGAATCGATTTTTTCTCCCACCCCTAATAGTTCCACAGCCCATTGTGGTGCAGGCTTTTTGTCCTCCTcactttcataataaaaataaaacttacttGCCGTTCCCTGATATGAACCTTGACATAATGTTGTCTTTtataatgtctaaatatatatataaatgcagaaccTGATTAAATGAATGTTGATATTGATAGCCTACAGGTTACACAACATtacacaactttttattttttaacacccTCCAGATGCCacaaatctcaaaaaaaaaaaaaaaaaaaaaaaaaagttttataaatgtcttcattttaatgtgaaatattgtatttattaaaaataatacagtaaggaagaaataaaaaatatatattaattctaaggggaaaaaatgtaatagatttatttatttactttttgtgtATTCAGTCACTTTTTGATCATTAAGGAGCAAGTGTGTCTCCCAAACAAAGAGGCCCAGAGGGTTAAGAGGATACTTTGAATATGTAGTTTATTAATCTATTTAGTAGCATATTAACATAAAGATGCAGTATCATGCTATAAAGAAtcatatacaaacatttttttttttaaattactgtaaGATTAAAAGTGTGAGTATTAAATGTGAGTATGAATATTTAAggggttttaattattattatttttttcaagagcAAATAATTAAACCCAAGATATTTCAGAACACCCTTACAGACATCcctcatgataaaaaaaaaaaaaacccttataaAAACCCACCAGACCTCATAAAATTCAGCTGAGATCACAAACAGCTAATAGACTATTACTGTAATTCCTGCAGCAAGCAGCGGATCGATATTGAAGCCTAATGAGTTATAaacctttttaaatgtttattaatattgtttgcaATTTGCTTTGCATTGTCATTTGTTTCATGTGATTTGAGGAATCATCTATATACCATGATGGATAACAAGTCTTACCCTGTGATCCTGACTTTAATGGTGCCCAAAGACACAAAATCATATAGgcatgcatattttatttgttttcttgccTTATATGTGCTTATATTGTCAATTAATATTCGTCTTGTTATGGCCATCATCATGGAGAAATCTCTTCATGAACCAATGTACATATTTTTGGGTCATTTGTGTATAAATGGGATTTATGGAGCCACGGGATTCTACCCTAAAATGTTGTCTGATTTAATATTGGACTCATATGTGATCTCCTTTCATATGTGTGCCCTGCAGATATTTGTGATTTACAGCTCTTTATTGTGTGAGTTCACAATCTTAACAGTGATGTCTTATGATAGATATGTAGCCATATGTAAACCTTTAGACTATCATTCCAGATTAACTAAAAACGCCTGTGTAAAATTAATTCTGTTTTCATGTAGTGTTcccacattttctattttaactgGCACTCTGTTATCAAATTTAAGGCAACTTTGTGCCTATCACATTGATAAATTATATTGTGACAACTGGTCAATTGTAAAACTCTCGTGTGCTTCATCTTTTGTTAATAACGTCTATGGATATGTTCttgttgttatattttttatctttgtgGTTGTTATCATATTGTCCTATATAAAACTGATAGCTGCATGTAAAATATCTTTAGAAAACAGAAGGAAATTTTGGAAAACATGTCTGCCACATATATTTTCACTGATaaatttttcttttgctttgctGTTTGATTTGATGTATAGCAGATATGGCTCAAATGACATTTCAGAGAGTTTGCGTAATTTTTTGGCTCTAGAACTGGTGATAATCCCACCTGTGTTCAATCCTCTTATCTATGGGTTAAATATTAGAGCAGTGCgcaaaagtatttttactttatgtGTTGCATCTAGAGTAAATGTTTCACATTCACCAAAAAGacgaaaacataattaaaaacaatattcatgACAATTAGGTTTTCATATATATGAAGTATGGCAAAAAGTGggaacaaatgtgtttttaataagcATATGATTAATAAAGAGTGATATATGTATAAATAGATGTAttgtcataatatatatatatatatatatatatatatatatatatatatatatatatatgactaaatATAGATTTGTTCAACAATATTAAGTCCCCTGCATGATAATGATCTCTCAAGAGTTTTCTCCTCCATGCCTTTTATATCTAAATGTCATGATTGTACAGTATGTTTGTACAGTTTATCCTTGCTCTTTTTGTCACATAAAATACAAGTTTGAAATGAGTGTAATttagagtgatttttttttagcctatTTATTGCAATTTTTAACCATTTAGTGTTTATGTGTTTAAGTACCAGTGCCAACAATTATATAACAATAAAGTTAAGACAACTTACTGTAAAACTTGTATAACATGTAAAACTATGAATACAAACTGAAATAGTAAAAGCAATTTGTATGGAAttatatttgctttaaaaaaattaattaactttataaATCTGAACGTAaatttcagaaactatcaaaaatatgatattacaaaagaagaaaaacacaacgatttttttttaactcagtcGCACAATTTTGActggctcttcaaatatgctacattgtttgttaatgtttttcaaagattcgttttcgctaatcatggattctgaatgcattgccacggATTTCGCTTACGCTAAGCAgttttttgtttggtgttttgacacaaacctctcatgGGGGCAGGCTTATTCACATTTAACCTTATGGTGGTTTGGTGATGTCGATGCAgggcggagctacagtagatCTTCTCTTAGTCATAGACactcagaataatcttgttttccatttgcattaagattatttttattaccacactggcatacaagactaagtatcttatatcattttcttatatatgaaattaatctttatttttatttttatttttttatatttttatatttatatttgtaaaaaaaaagatgaaaaaaaaaaaaaaaaccttatcaaGACTCTCAACAATCAGCCTGCCTTCATATGAGTTGGTGAGGATTGTGCAGACATCCTAAATTCAAATGCCCAGAATAATTATGTTAAAAGTTgcattagtaataaaaaatatattaatttcttattttgagATGTGGGACTTACAAAAAATGGGATGACATGCAAAACAATAGGTGTATCCGGATCCAGCATTGTTGCATCATCTTCTCTTTGGCAAGGAGGTGTGGGAGTTGGTGGCTCATTTGGGCATGTAATTGGGGCAGTGGAGGGCACAACATTTTCTTTCTAAGCAAGAAGATATTAGACACAcattctgtacacacacacatacacacacacacagagacacacacttcCAGAAAacgtaaagggatagttcacccaaaaatgaaaattatgtcattaataactcaccctcatgtcattccaaattgtggattaatgtgtattggagacgcgaaccgtttaaaacaattcagtttgattcaaGAAGAACCAGTTAAATCAAATGATTAGTTCGCAaaacggatatcacaaactgctttgttttgaactctctttctcacaacagacactgaagagaagagaatgctgaataaagtcatagtttttgctatttttggaccaaaatgtatttttaatgcttcaaaaaattgtaATTGACCCTATGAtgtaacatggactactttgatgatgtttttcttacctttctggacatggacagtataccgtacacacagtttcaatggagggactgagagctctcggactaaatctaaaatatcttaaactgtgttccaaagataaacggaggtcttatgggtttggaacaacatgagggtaagttattaatgacataatttttttatttgggtGAGCTAACGTTAACCCTTTTCACTGTATAACCACAGTAACATTACCAGATCtttttaataatagtaacagctgttttttaatggtttatggcaatttttattatcaatgtatgGCAATAATTCAATTTAGATGAGATAAAAGTGTCACCTCGAGCGAAAGGCTGTGGGTTTGCCACCACGGACAGTCAAGAGCAGGTCTGAGGGAAAAAAACTAGATATTTTAGTCCAAGATTAATTGAAACTTACCtggatttcaaataataatactaataaataaataaattattagaaatgtatttttattgtgacGAAATACacatcagacagaaaaaaaaaaaaacgtaacgtTATCTCTGGTGCTCGCAAATGCACAATGCTTTATGATCCATCATAtaagtgatattttaaaatcagaaCGGCACATTTTTGCCAATCGGTAACAACTTCATGAtaaaaagaccaatacaaacctTTATTTCACCAGAAAAAAAGGCTGAAGTCAGTCTGCTTGAAAAGTTCACCACAGAATTTCTCCTGTAACGATCCAAAATGCCCGCGACAGATGACC
Coding sequences within:
- the LOC113063672 gene encoding olfactory receptor 5M3-like; the encoded protein is MDNKSYPVILTLMVPKDTKSYRHAYFICFLALYVLILSINIRLVIAIIMEKSLHEPMYIFLGHLCINGIYGATGFYPKILSDLILDSYVISFHMCALQIFMIYSSLLCEFTILTVMSYDRYVAICKPLDYHSRLTKNTCVKLILFSWIVPMLSSLTGTLLSNLRQLCTYHIDKLYCDNWSVVKLSCGSTFVNNVYGYIVAVIFVSFAIVIILSYIKLIAACKISLENRRKFWKTCLPHIFSLINLTSAFLFDFMYSRYGSNDISEGLRNFLALELVIVPPVFNPLIYGLNIRAVRKSVFTLCVASKTLSTKRTRSESDDSLADTPPSQNDISAGQTQANESLFDH
- the LOC113063673 gene encoding olfactory receptor 10R2-like; the encoded protein is MDNKSYPVILTLMVPKDTKSYRHAYFICFLALYVLILSINIRLVMAIIMEKSLHEPMYIFLGHLCINGIYGATGFYPKMLSDLILDSYVISFHMCALQIFVIYSSLLCEFTILTVMSYDRYVAICKPLDYHSRLTKNACVKLILFSCSVPTFSILTGTLLSNLRQLCAYHIDKLYCDNWSIVKLSCASSFVNNVYGYVLVVIFFIFVVVIILSYIKLIAACKISLENRRKFWKTCLPHIFSLINFSFALLFDLMYSRYGSNDISESLRNFLALELVIIPPVFNPLIYGLNIRAVRKSIFTLCVASREVL